The following are encoded in a window of Roseimaritima ulvae genomic DNA:
- a CDS encoding response regulator transcription factor, whose product MPNVLIVDDHPSTRDGLVTRIGLEPDLQVCGEAADVDEALQLIRQLHPQIAIIDVSLKTGNGIELIKLVKAEELQTRMLVWSMYDESLYAERALRAGAMGYINKENVTGVIIDAIRRILVGEIFVSPELAARMLHRVVRGSEAVGRSPVDALSDRELETFECIGRGMKTVDIATKMGLSPKTIETYRARIKEKLELDDMASLTREAVQWTLENG is encoded by the coding sequence ATGCCTAATGTACTTATCGTGGATGACCATCCCTCCACACGCGATGGGCTGGTGACCCGGATCGGGCTGGAGCCGGACCTGCAGGTCTGCGGCGAAGCGGCCGACGTCGATGAAGCCCTGCAATTGATCCGCCAGTTACACCCTCAGATCGCCATCATCGACGTCTCGCTGAAAACCGGTAACGGCATCGAACTGATCAAACTGGTCAAAGCCGAAGAGCTGCAGACCCGGATGCTGGTGTGGTCGATGTACGATGAATCGCTGTACGCCGAACGGGCGTTGCGCGCCGGCGCGATGGGCTACATCAATAAAGAAAATGTCACCGGCGTGATCATCGATGCCATCCGCCGGATTCTGGTCGGCGAGATCTTCGTCAGCCCCGAACTGGCCGCTCGGATGCTGCACCGCGTCGTCCGCGGTTCCGAAGCGGTCGGCCGCAGCCCGGTCGATGCGCTTTCGGATCGGGAACTGGAGACCTTTGAGTGTATCGGACGGGGCATGAAAACCGTCGATATCGCCACCAAGATGGGGCTCAGCCCCAAAACCATCGAAACCTACCGAGCCCGGATCAAAGAAAAACTGGAGCTGGACGATATGGCTTCGCTGACCCGGGAAGCCGTGCAGTGGACGCTGGAAAACGGGTAG
- a CDS encoding protein kinase domain-containing protein has protein sequence MDPAAQGTILADALLIDRVVKRFEEAWRNGEQPQVEPFLEGLPATHRSIAHQRLHAAAHRLQVEEDKRELENDSLAVTYLHDTSELDTKNGETPPATPANMPERLGAFELQAELGRGAFGVVYQAYDSRLDRKVAIKVPLLDSEKSRQQYIDEARKAAMIESVGIVPVYHVDTTANGSPYVVQKFIDGPNLRSLLQRVGGLGLQPALTIVRDVARSLALAHRSGMIHRDLKPENILLDKEGVPWIADFGLALREDEQDGREGEVAGTPLYMSPEQVRGNADWLDGRTDIWAAGVLLYELIAGRPPFNAKNVERLIREICRRDPKPLSQRSADIPVELDEIFSRCCAKKARDRFASADELATRLDQVLQELFPGGSTLSDTSAWPSTAHSTQPSAGSEAELPARLSGGERAARTASPRQTKRNSAVEVLSEQDSGEVQPTVLLPARRPMRWGLWGAAILLAVAALGSGAYIWSSSPSRLAGKAAGVPGDNPRQSEPPGIVEPPSPPEPPWPYEPAALPPDVPFVIPPPDFSHLVVSLDGQKPVGQEKAYQTISEALADVESGGEVELRPGFYNESLVIDKPVVLSGANSRSQVVIQSTAGPCVTVKGGTLAAGRITFRGQGVPGQHEFNTIDLVEGAVQLTDCEVSAATFCCVKARKGTRLTAAECGFVALTDSAVSCRESQPVSLSGCTFRDCSEGAAIELISGTGSIIDCKVLGNNQYGIYCEATGETPVSVRNCTLEGCQRAGIQSLEQGAIDIQGGMLTRCKVSVEARGGSVRMRDLVALDGTGPCLSVTRQGRVEATGCEFRACLVGLAMEDSQVKLTDCQILAMGYMGVFTKPGSHLELIDCRIERARETGMTLVDTRLTITGGSVSHNGAGGIYASGSRGVVTANNVTIDANSKIGFHLTDGAASFTGGQISKHEFGVLVESSPGAIEATDFDARLLLLDSNTEAAFQFLDGTEGDLKACRTLGHPPNKDLLESPKASVLVDKECKFGQ, from the coding sequence ATGGACCCCGCCGCCCAAGGAACAATACTCGCCGATGCGCTATTGATCGATCGCGTGGTCAAGCGATTTGAAGAGGCTTGGCGGAACGGGGAACAGCCGCAGGTGGAGCCGTTTCTCGAAGGGCTGCCGGCCACCCATCGCTCGATCGCTCACCAGCGTCTGCACGCCGCCGCACATCGTTTGCAGGTAGAAGAAGATAAGCGGGAGCTGGAAAACGATTCCTTGGCCGTCACCTACCTGCACGACACCTCGGAGCTGGATACGAAGAACGGCGAAACGCCCCCTGCGACGCCGGCCAACATGCCCGAGCGGTTGGGGGCCTTTGAGCTGCAAGCCGAGCTAGGCCGCGGCGCTTTTGGCGTCGTCTATCAAGCCTACGACTCGCGTCTGGACCGCAAGGTCGCCATCAAGGTGCCCCTGCTGGATTCCGAAAAGTCACGGCAGCAGTACATCGACGAAGCTCGCAAGGCGGCGATGATCGAGAGCGTGGGGATCGTGCCGGTGTACCACGTCGACACCACCGCCAATGGTTCACCGTATGTGGTGCAAAAGTTTATCGATGGCCCCAATCTGCGCAGCCTGTTGCAGCGGGTCGGTGGGCTTGGCTTGCAGCCTGCCCTGACGATCGTCCGCGATGTCGCTCGCTCGCTGGCCCTGGCGCACCGCAGCGGGATGATCCATCGCGATCTGAAGCCCGAAAATATTTTGTTGGATAAAGAAGGCGTGCCCTGGATCGCCGACTTTGGCTTGGCGCTCCGCGAAGACGAGCAGGATGGTCGTGAAGGCGAGGTTGCCGGCACGCCGCTGTACATGTCTCCCGAACAGGTCCGCGGCAATGCGGATTGGCTGGACGGACGCACCGACATCTGGGCCGCCGGCGTGTTGCTGTACGAATTGATTGCCGGCCGGCCGCCGTTTAACGCGAAGAACGTCGAACGTTTGATCCGCGAAATCTGTCGCCGCGATCCAAAACCGCTCAGCCAACGCTCGGCCGACATTCCGGTGGAGTTGGATGAGATCTTTTCGCGTTGCTGCGCCAAAAAAGCCCGCGATCGCTTTGCCTCGGCCGACGAGCTGGCGACGCGACTCGACCAGGTTTTGCAGGAATTGTTTCCCGGTGGCTCGACCTTGTCGGACACCTCCGCCTGGCCTTCCACAGCCCACTCGACGCAGCCCTCCGCCGGCTCGGAAGCGGAGTTGCCGGCGCGGCTGTCTGGCGGTGAGCGTGCTGCCCGGACCGCTTCACCGCGACAAACCAAGCGGAACAGCGCGGTCGAGGTCCTCTCGGAGCAGGACAGCGGCGAGGTCCAGCCCACCGTGTTGTTGCCAGCCCGCCGGCCCATGCGGTGGGGATTATGGGGGGCCGCCATCCTGTTGGCAGTCGCGGCCCTGGGAAGCGGGGCCTATATCTGGTCATCTTCTCCCTCGCGCTTGGCCGGGAAGGCTGCAGGCGTGCCCGGAGACAATCCGCGTCAGTCAGAGCCACCCGGGATTGTGGAACCGCCTTCGCCGCCCGAACCGCCCTGGCCCTACGAACCGGCTGCCCTGCCTCCGGACGTCCCCTTTGTCATCCCTCCACCCGACTTTTCCCACTTGGTGGTCTCTCTCGATGGCCAAAAACCCGTGGGGCAGGAGAAAGCCTATCAGACAATTTCCGAGGCCTTGGCCGACGTGGAGAGCGGCGGAGAGGTCGAACTCCGCCCCGGCTTCTACAACGAGTCGTTGGTGATCGATAAACCCGTGGTGTTGTCCGGCGCCAACAGCCGTTCGCAGGTCGTCATCCAAAGCACGGCCGGGCCCTGTGTGACCGTCAAGGGCGGGACCCTGGCGGCCGGGCGCATCACCTTTCGCGGCCAAGGCGTGCCGGGGCAGCACGAATTCAACACCATCGACCTGGTCGAGGGCGCCGTGCAACTGACCGACTGTGAAGTCAGTGCGGCCACGTTCTGCTGTGTCAAAGCCCGCAAGGGAACCCGGCTGACGGCCGCCGAATGCGGCTTTGTCGCCCTGACCGATTCGGCCGTGTCGTGTCGGGAAAGCCAGCCTGTGTCGCTGTCGGGATGTACGTTTCGCGATTGCAGCGAAGGAGCGGCCATCGAACTGATCAGCGGCACCGGTTCGATCATCGATTGCAAAGTATTGGGCAACAATCAGTACGGCATCTATTGCGAAGCCACTGGTGAAACGCCCGTTTCGGTGCGGAACTGTACCCTCGAAGGCTGCCAGCGGGCCGGCATCCAATCGCTTGAACAGGGCGCCATCGACATCCAAGGCGGCATGCTGACGCGCTGCAAAGTCAGTGTCGAAGCTCGCGGCGGCAGTGTGCGAATGCGTGACTTGGTGGCGCTCGACGGCACGGGCCCCTGCCTGTCCGTCACCCGTCAAGGACGGGTCGAAGCGACCGGCTGTGAATTCCGCGCCTGCTTGGTCGGCCTGGCCATGGAAGACTCGCAGGTCAAACTGACCGACTGCCAAATCCTCGCGATGGGCTACATGGGGGTCTTTACCAAACCTGGCAGCCATCTGGAGCTGATCGATTGCCGCATCGAACGGGCTCGCGAAACCGGCATGACCCTGGTCGATACCCGGCTGACCATTACCGGCGGCAGTGTCAGCCACAACGGGGCAGGCGGAATCTATGCTTCCGGTTCGCGGGGCGTCGTGACGGCTAATAATGTGACCATCGATGCTAATTCCAAAATCGGCTTCCACCTGACCGATGGCGCGGCCTCCTTTACCGGCGGCCAAATTTCCAAACACGAATTTGGCGTGCTCGTCGAAAGCTCGCCCGGAGCCATCGAGGCTACCGATTTCGATGCCCGATTGTTGCTTCTTGATAGCAATACCGAGGCCGCATTTCAGTTTCTCGACGGTACCGAAGGGGACCTCAAAGCCTGCCGGACGCTTGGTCATCCCCCCAACAAGGACTTGTTGGAAAGCCCGAAAGCCAGCGTATTGGTCGACAAAGAGTGTAAATTTGGTCAGTGA
- a CDS encoding Gfo/Idh/MocA family protein, whose protein sequence is MPFPRRQFIQTAAASGLLLGAAPAVHAQSKGKIYRTALIGSGWWGMNILREAMAASNIKVVALCDVDRDKLEIAAEEVEDLSGDAPQTYTDFRELLDKHEIDIAIVATPDHWHALNTIAAIEAGAHVFVEKPTGHTILESRAMLNAARGNNRVVQVGLHRRIGPHYVSGMKFLKDGGAGDIGMVRMFVHSRGGAETPTRNSPPPEQLDWDMYCGPAPMRPFNRKIHPGGFRHFLDFANGTLGDWGVHWLDQVLWWTDEKYPRQIYSTGGRPIKGPAILTDEVQTTDAPDSQIASYQFESFTATWEHRKFGGQGPEKTSVGCYFYGTQGIFHMGWRDGWTFYPTDSKKPVVHQDAQHKEPDGHSIDLLWADFVAAIEAGKRPTCDVQIGHDATNMSLLGMLSLKLGRSIQWDGDKEQIIGDPEANALLKRTYRGSWQYPQS, encoded by the coding sequence ATGCCCTTTCCACGTCGACAATTCATCCAAACAGCGGCCGCCTCGGGCCTGCTACTCGGCGCCGCCCCGGCCGTCCACGCTCAGTCCAAAGGCAAGATCTACCGAACCGCTTTGATCGGCTCCGGCTGGTGGGGCATGAATATCCTGCGAGAAGCGATGGCGGCGAGCAATATAAAGGTGGTGGCATTGTGCGATGTGGATCGCGACAAATTGGAAATTGCCGCCGAAGAAGTCGAAGACCTGTCGGGCGACGCCCCGCAAACCTATACCGACTTTCGCGAACTGCTGGATAAGCACGAAATCGATATCGCGATCGTGGCCACCCCCGACCACTGGCACGCCCTGAACACCATTGCCGCGATCGAAGCGGGAGCCCATGTGTTTGTGGAAAAGCCCACCGGGCATACGATCCTGGAAAGCCGCGCCATGCTAAACGCCGCACGCGGCAACAACCGCGTCGTCCAAGTCGGGCTGCACCGCCGCATCGGACCGCACTATGTGTCGGGCATGAAGTTCTTGAAAGACGGCGGGGCTGGAGACATCGGCATGGTACGGATGTTTGTGCATAGCCGCGGCGGCGCGGAAACGCCGACCCGCAACAGCCCGCCACCGGAACAACTGGACTGGGACATGTACTGCGGTCCGGCACCGATGCGGCCCTTCAACCGCAAAATTCACCCCGGCGGGTTCCGCCACTTCCTCGACTTTGCCAACGGCACACTGGGCGACTGGGGCGTCCACTGGCTCGATCAGGTGCTGTGGTGGACCGACGAAAAATACCCGCGGCAGATCTATTCAACCGGCGGTCGCCCGATCAAAGGCCCGGCGATCTTGACCGACGAAGTCCAAACCACCGACGCCCCGGACAGCCAAATCGCCAGCTACCAGTTCGAATCCTTCACCGCCACCTGGGAACATCGCAAGTTCGGCGGCCAAGGCCCCGAAAAAACCTCCGTCGGCTGCTACTTCTACGGCACCCAAGGAATCTTTCATATGGGTTGGCGGGACGGTTGGACATTCTACCCCACCGATTCCAAAAAACCGGTCGTGCATCAGGACGCCCAACATAAAGAACCCGACGGACACAGTATCGACCTGCTGTGGGCCGACTTTGTGGCGGCTATCGAAGCGGGTAAACGCCCCACCTGCGATGTGCAAATCGGACACGACGCCACCAATATGAGCTTGCTGGGAATGCTGTCGCTGAAGCTCGGTCGTAGCATCCAGTGGGACGGCGACAAGGAACAGATCATCGGTGATCCAGAGGCCAACGCGCTGCTCAAACGCACCTACCGCGGCTCCTGGCAGTACCCGCAAAGCTAA
- a CDS encoding PQQ-binding-like beta-propeller repeat protein, giving the protein MCCLIFRTGLLVWTALLLSPEPLAGEDWYRYRGPRLNGISEETVAAAAWVPEGPPVAWTREVGTGFSSVSLRDGRLYTMGNSDDVDTVWCLDAGSGQTIWKHAYDSPTDPNEFEGGPTSTPTVDGDAVYTLSRQGELFCFDAAAGEVRWQINIADQTDVRIPTWGFAGSPLICGDTLIVNVGDAGAAVNKHTGESLWSSADKDAGYATPVPIDTPQGQAVIIGSGRSYVCVDVANGQLRWRQRWLTTFGCNAADAIVSGNEVLLSSAYNRGAALLQLDHSDAPSNSDAAPSSEVTVLWKHKDLQNQLGTSVLLDGYVYGIHGNLASGGQLRCIDWKTGEVQWSDDSLRYGAIAATATQLIVLSDRGELRILPASPRQQPPTHRAVVLDDKCWTTPVLSNQRLYCRGASGTLICLDLSQVQ; this is encoded by the coding sequence ATGTGTTGCTTGATTTTTCGTACAGGTCTGTTGGTTTGGACCGCTTTGCTGCTCAGTCCCGAGCCGCTGGCGGGAGAAGATTGGTACCGCTATCGCGGCCCTCGCTTGAACGGCATCTCTGAGGAGACCGTGGCCGCGGCCGCGTGGGTTCCCGAGGGGCCTCCGGTGGCCTGGACCAGGGAGGTGGGCACCGGTTTTTCATCGGTCAGCCTCCGTGACGGACGTTTGTACACGATGGGTAATAGCGACGACGTCGATACCGTGTGGTGCCTGGACGCCGGCAGCGGCCAAACCATCTGGAAGCATGCTTACGACAGCCCCACCGACCCCAATGAGTTCGAGGGCGGACCAACATCGACGCCCACGGTGGACGGAGACGCGGTCTACACGCTATCGCGACAGGGCGAGCTGTTTTGCTTTGACGCCGCCGCCGGGGAGGTTCGCTGGCAAATCAACATCGCCGACCAAACCGATGTCCGGATCCCAACTTGGGGCTTCGCCGGAAGCCCGTTGATCTGCGGCGACACGCTGATCGTCAACGTCGGCGATGCCGGGGCCGCGGTCAATAAACACACCGGCGAATCCCTGTGGTCCTCGGCCGACAAAGACGCCGGCTACGCCACGCCCGTGCCGATCGATACCCCGCAAGGCCAAGCCGTGATCATCGGTTCGGGGCGTTCCTACGTGTGTGTCGATGTCGCCAACGGACAACTGCGGTGGCGACAACGTTGGCTGACGACCTTCGGCTGCAATGCGGCCGACGCCATCGTGTCGGGCAACGAAGTCCTGCTGTCCTCGGCATACAACCGCGGCGCCGCCCTGCTACAGCTTGACCACTCCGACGCCCCTTCCAATAGCGACGCGGCCCCGAGCAGCGAAGTCACCGTGCTGTGGAAACACAAAGACCTACAGAATCAGCTCGGCACCAGCGTGCTGCTGGACGGTTATGTGTATGGGATCCACGGCAACCTAGCCAGCGGTGGCCAGCTCCGCTGCATCGACTGGAAAACAGGCGAAGTCCAATGGTCCGATGACAGCCTGCGATACGGCGCGATCGCGGCCACTGCAACGCAATTGATCGTGCTCAGCGACCGCGGCGAATTGCGAATCCTGCCGGCTTCGCCTCGCCAACAGCCACCGACCCACCGCGCGGTCGTACTGGACGACAAATGCTGGACCACTCCGGTGCTCTCCAACCAGCGACTCTACTGCCGCGGCGCCAGCGGCACGTTGATCTGCCTGGACCTCTCGCAAGTACAATAA
- a CDS encoding trans-sulfuration enzyme family protein: MDAKSTPNRTPSQRPPQRGISTASVHAGELRQKPGDSITDPIFCASTFTFASTDDLLDYVEGRSQREEYGRYGNPNEKSVEGKLAELDNAESAIVYSSGMAAIVGLLMAKLNAGDEIVFFDQCYHRSREFCAKHLARFGVVTRQVPTGDFAAMEAAIKPATKMLVSESPTNPHLTTVDLEQFAAIGKAHEVETLIDATLATPYNIRPIDWGVDYVLHSATKYMGGHNDLLAGVICGSKEKLESVRSLRGILGGVNSPHNLYLLERGLKTFELRMQRHNENGQRLAEFLDAHPRVARVYYPGLASHPSHDTAVAQMKGFGGLITFEVADADWKETSRIVDAAQIPRIAPSLGGVESLIEQPLVMSYFSYSPEQRQQFGIADNMIRYSCGIENGDDLIADLKQALEA; this comes from the coding sequence ATGGACGCGAAATCCACCCCGAATCGCACGCCTTCCCAACGTCCCCCCCAACGCGGCATCTCTACCGCTAGCGTGCACGCAGGGGAATTGCGGCAGAAACCGGGTGATTCGATCACCGATCCGATTTTCTGTGCTTCGACCTTCACCTTTGCGTCCACCGACGACCTGTTGGACTACGTCGAAGGCCGCTCGCAACGCGAAGAGTACGGCCGCTACGGCAACCCCAACGAAAAAAGTGTCGAAGGCAAACTGGCCGAACTGGACAATGCCGAATCGGCGATCGTCTACAGCTCCGGCATGGCCGCCATCGTGGGCCTGCTGATGGCCAAGCTGAACGCCGGCGACGAGATCGTGTTCTTCGACCAGTGTTACCACCGCAGTCGCGAATTCTGCGCGAAACATCTGGCTCGCTTTGGCGTCGTCACCCGGCAGGTGCCCACCGGCGACTTCGCCGCCATGGAAGCGGCCATCAAACCGGCCACCAAAATGCTGGTCAGTGAATCGCCCACCAATCCGCACCTGACCACCGTCGACCTGGAGCAGTTTGCGGCTATTGGCAAAGCCCACGAAGTGGAAACGCTGATCGACGCTACGCTGGCAACGCCCTACAACATCCGTCCGATCGACTGGGGCGTCGATTACGTGCTGCATTCGGCCACCAAGTACATGGGCGGCCACAACGACTTGTTGGCCGGCGTGATCTGCGGCAGCAAAGAAAAACTGGAGTCCGTCCGCAGCCTCCGCGGCATCTTGGGCGGCGTCAATTCGCCTCACAACCTATACCTGCTCGAACGCGGCCTCAAAACCTTCGAATTGCGGATGCAGCGTCACAACGAGAACGGCCAACGGTTGGCGGAGTTCCTGGACGCCCACCCTCGTGTTGCTCGCGTCTATTACCCCGGCTTGGCCTCGCATCCTTCCCATGACACGGCCGTCGCGCAGATGAAAGGCTTTGGCGGGCTGATCACGTTTGAAGTCGCCGACGCGGACTGGAAAGAAACGTCGCGGATCGTCGATGCCGCCCAGATCCCCCGCATCGCTCCCAGCTTGGGCGGCGTCGAATCCTTGATCGAACAACCGCTGGTGATGAGCTACTTCAGTTACTCGCCCGAACAACGCCAACAGTTTGGCATCGCCGACAACATGATCCGCTACTCCTGCGGGATCGAAAACGGCGACGACCTGATCGCCGACCTCAAGCAAGCCTTGGAAGCATGA
- a CDS encoding PAS domain S-box protein, which produces MSDLKSEPNQQTDEVEAIFSQIQQRMGCCPALFRSVAESPSVLRSLWQQAEAAYLDNPLPALFKAKLFAYLSRYCEASYCVARHSAWLINPDAPLRRGQPGYMTAEEVVALLRQPRATRLTLLSYLDALDAEPPLAGRWPAADTPLESRLFACAVAIFLRDDLAERCQRTLRRLLGQARYQALVLLLAFIRTAHYWTTTQEPLEFDHDIVDLLQRESAFADWLASYEQDSSQDSPLRTPLDIALRREKKRFEDVIRAIPDAVVLADLERIITYCNPGVKAVFGYDPAELIGRSKMILYENPEDYEQQLNRSMRNGQRQQQIRSVEIMMRHKSGRIFPGEFVGTLLKSDEGQPLGCLGLVRDVTVRKQAEAELHRYNRVLEALAEGASLPELLALVVRLAEDARRGMLGSILLLDETKQHLRCGDTGRLPAAYCKAIEGLAIGPRVGACGAAAYTGQTMIVEDIATHPNWEGYRELTLDAGLAACWSEPIRSADNEILGTFAVYFHEPQSPTAADRNLLRHSAQLVELVLERARNNELLRDSEQRYRSVVEASSAIVSIADARGEFRSRQPSWYRYTGQDWPQHRGWGWAEMIHPDDASRAARAWRNVLRKPAFSILQFRLWHAASGEYRHVQGRAVPIFKDDGSVHQWVGTTDDIHDRVLAEEKLRQREHEFRTLADNVPELFSYTDAQLRFRFVNRRYEEVHCRPRAELIGTHVRDLLGAKNYRRGVQQHFEAALRGKRVAFETNLPAASNPRRWASVVLIPDLDDAGQVRGVFAMETDITERRMLEKQLLDAASEEARRIGNDLHDGIGQELTGLSMVADTLVTALSRKAMPEVDIAEKIRGGAKRALKQVRSLAQGLNPVNVDAQGLMSALSQMSRRVKDIYEVECEFRCERPVLLRDNQAATQLYRIAQEATTNAVKHGRATRIVIELEHQQQQASLRIVDNGIGMATDADRAEGMGLRIMKYRAGIIGGNLQICEAADGGTAVCCSLSAEALSP; this is translated from the coding sequence ATGAGCGACCTTAAGAGCGAACCGAATCAGCAGACGGACGAGGTCGAGGCGATTTTCTCGCAGATCCAGCAACGGATGGGATGCTGTCCGGCGCTGTTTCGTTCAGTGGCCGAATCGCCGTCGGTGCTGCGAAGTCTGTGGCAGCAAGCGGAGGCGGCATATCTAGACAATCCCCTGCCGGCGTTATTTAAAGCCAAGCTATTCGCGTATCTGTCGCGGTACTGCGAAGCTTCCTACTGTGTGGCTCGGCATTCGGCTTGGTTGATCAATCCCGATGCACCGCTGCGGCGAGGGCAACCCGGTTACATGACAGCCGAAGAGGTGGTGGCCCTGTTGCGGCAGCCTCGCGCCACGCGGTTGACACTGCTCAGCTACCTCGATGCGCTCGATGCGGAGCCCCCGTTGGCGGGTCGTTGGCCGGCGGCGGACACACCGCTGGAATCCCGTCTGTTCGCCTGTGCGGTGGCGATCTTTCTGCGTGATGATTTGGCCGAACGCTGTCAGCGGACCCTGCGGCGGCTGCTGGGGCAGGCCCGCTATCAAGCTCTGGTGTTATTGTTGGCTTTCATCCGCACGGCCCATTACTGGACCACCACGCAGGAACCGTTGGAGTTCGATCACGATATCGTCGACCTGCTCCAGCGGGAATCGGCATTTGCCGATTGGTTGGCCAGTTATGAACAGGATTCGTCGCAGGACAGTCCCTTGCGGACGCCTCTGGACATAGCGCTGCGACGCGAGAAAAAACGATTCGAGGACGTGATCCGAGCGATTCCCGATGCGGTCGTGTTGGCCGATCTGGAGCGCATCATCACGTACTGCAACCCAGGCGTGAAGGCCGTTTTCGGCTACGACCCGGCGGAACTGATCGGGCGTTCCAAAATGATCCTCTACGAAAACCCGGAAGACTACGAACAACAACTGAATCGCAGTATGCGAAACGGCCAGCGGCAGCAGCAGATCCGGTCGGTGGAAATCATGATGCGGCATAAGTCGGGGCGGATCTTTCCCGGTGAGTTTGTGGGCACGCTGTTGAAAAGCGACGAAGGCCAGCCGCTGGGTTGTTTGGGATTGGTCCGCGACGTGACGGTCCGCAAGCAGGCGGAAGCCGAGCTGCATCGCTACAACCGGGTTTTGGAAGCCCTGGCCGAAGGAGCTTCGCTGCCGGAGCTGTTGGCGTTGGTGGTGCGGTTGGCCGAAGACGCGCGGCGGGGCATGTTGGGGTCAATTCTGTTGCTTGATGAAACCAAACAGCACTTGCGGTGTGGCGATACCGGCCGTTTGCCAGCCGCCTACTGCAAGGCGATCGAGGGGCTGGCCATCGGCCCTCGTGTGGGCGCCTGCGGCGCAGCGGCTTACACCGGTCAAACCATGATCGTGGAAGATATCGCCACTCATCCCAACTGGGAAGGTTATCGAGAGCTGACGCTGGACGCCGGATTGGCGGCTTGCTGGTCCGAGCCGATTCGCTCGGCGGATAACGAAATTTTGGGGACTTTTGCGGTTTATTTTCACGAACCCCAGTCGCCCACCGCAGCCGATCGCAATCTGCTCCGGCATAGCGCTCAACTGGTGGAGCTGGTGCTCGAGCGGGCTCGCAATAACGAACTATTGCGGGACAGCGAGCAACGCTATCGGTCGGTCGTGGAGGCCTCTTCGGCCATCGTGTCGATCGCCGACGCGCGGGGCGAATTCCGCTCGCGGCAACCCTCTTGGTATCGCTATACCGGCCAGGACTGGCCGCAGCATCGCGGCTGGGGTTGGGCAGAGATGATTCATCCCGACGATGCCTCCCGCGCGGCTCGGGCTTGGCGCAACGTGCTCCGCAAACCCGCTTTTTCGATCCTCCAGTTTCGGCTCTGGCACGCAGCCAGCGGTGAATATCGACACGTGCAAGGTCGCGCGGTACCGATCTTTAAGGACGATGGCTCGGTCCATCAATGGGTCGGCACCACCGACGATATTCATGATCGCGTGTTGGCGGAAGAGAAACTGCGGCAGCGAGAACACGAGTTCCGCACGCTGGCCGACAACGTGCCCGAATTGTTCAGCTACACCGATGCCCAACTGCGGTTCCGATTCGTCAATCGCCGCTATGAGGAGGTGCATTGTCGGCCTCGCGCCGAGCTGATCGGAACTCATGTGCGCGATTTGTTGGGAGCGAAAAACTATCGTCGCGGCGTGCAACAACACTTCGAAGCGGCGCTCCGGGGAAAACGGGTGGCCTTTGAAACCAACCTGCCGGCGGCCAGTAATCCACGCCGCTGGGCCTCGGTGGTGCTGATCCCCGATCTCGACGACGCCGGCCAGGTCCGCGGCGTGTTCGCCATGGAAACCGACATCACCGAGCGGCGGATGTTGGAAAAACAATTGCTCGATGCCGCCAGCGAAGAAGCTCGCCGAATCGGCAATGACTTGCATGATGGGATCGGGCAGGAATTGACCGGGCTGTCCATGGTCGCCGATACCCTGGTTACGGCGCTGTCGCGCAAGGCGATGCCCGAAGTCGACATCGCGGAGAAAATTCGCGGTGGCGCGAAACGCGCGCTGAAACAGGTGCGGTCGCTGGCGCAGGGCCTCAATCCGGTCAATGTCGATGCCCAGGGATTGATGTCCGCCTTGTCACAGATGAGCCGGCGGGTGAAAGACATATACGAGGTGGAATGTGAGTTCCGTTGCGAACGGCCGGTGCTGCTGCGCGACAATCAGGCCGCCACACAGCTGTACCGGATTGCCCAAGAAGCCACCACCAACGCAGTCAAACACGGTCGCGCCACGCGGATCGTGATCGAATTGGAACATCAACAGCAGCAGGCCTCCCTGCGGATCGTCGACAATGGCATTGGAATGGCCACCGACGCCGACAGGGCTGAAGGCATGGGCCTGCGGATCATGAAATACCGGGCTGGAATTATCGGCGGCAATTTGCAGATTTGCGAGGCCGCCGACGGCGGTACCGCCGTGTGCTGCTCGCTGTCCGCCGAGGCACTCAGTCCATAG